One window from the genome of Populus alba chromosome 15, ASM523922v2, whole genome shotgun sequence encodes:
- the LOC118051994 gene encoding ubiquitin-conjugating enzyme E2 5 isoform X1 yields the protein MSSPSKRREMDVMKLMMSDYNVETINDGLNEFNVEFHGPKESLYEGGVWKIHVELPDAYPYKSPSIGFVNKIFHPNVDELSGSVCLDVINQSWSPMFDLLNVFEVFLPQLLIYPNPSDPLNGDAASLMMKDKEQYDQKVKEYCERYAKKEHIMNSTGEELSDEEDVSDEESGSSDEEEDEIAGHADP from the exons ATGTCTTCTCCAAGCAAGAGGAGAGAGATGGATGTCATGAAGTT GATGATGAGTGATTACAATGTGGAGACTATAAATGATGGACTGAATGAATTTAATGTGGAGTTTCATGGTCCTAAAGAAA GCCTTTATGAAGGTGGTGTCTGGAAAATCCATGTTGAGCTTCCTGATGCATATCCTTACAAGTCGCCTTCTATCGGGTTTGTGAACAAGATATTCCACCCAAATGTTGATGAACT TTCTGGTTCTGTATGCTTGGATGTAATCAACCAGTCATGGAGTCCAATGTTTG atcttttaaatgtttttgaagttttcttgCCACAGCTCTTGATTTATCCAAATCCTTCAGACCCCCTCAATGGTGATGCAGCTTCATTGATGATGAAGGATAAAGAACAATATGATCAGAAAGTGAAAG AGTATTGTGAACGATATGCAAAAAAGGAGCATATTATGAACTCCACGGGCGAAGAGCTGAGTGACGAGGAGGATGTCAGTGATGAAGAAAGTGGATCCAGTGATGAGGAGGAAGATGAGATTGCTGGGCATGCAGACCCTTAA
- the LOC118051994 gene encoding ubiquitin-conjugating enzyme E2 5 isoform X2 gives MAYLCLYEGGVWKIHVELPDAYPYKSPSIGFVNKIFHPNVDELSGSVCLDVINQSWSPMFDLLNVFEVFLPQLLIYPNPSDPLNGDAASLMMKDKEQYDQKVKEYCERYAKKEHIMNSTGEELSDEEDVSDEESGSSDEEEDEIAGHADP, from the exons ATGGCATATTTAT GCCTTTATGAAGGTGGTGTCTGGAAAATCCATGTTGAGCTTCCTGATGCATATCCTTACAAGTCGCCTTCTATCGGGTTTGTGAACAAGATATTCCACCCAAATGTTGATGAACT TTCTGGTTCTGTATGCTTGGATGTAATCAACCAGTCATGGAGTCCAATGTTTG atcttttaaatgtttttgaagttttcttgCCACAGCTCTTGATTTATCCAAATCCTTCAGACCCCCTCAATGGTGATGCAGCTTCATTGATGATGAAGGATAAAGAACAATATGATCAGAAAGTGAAAG AGTATTGTGAACGATATGCAAAAAAGGAGCATATTATGAACTCCACGGGCGAAGAGCTGAGTGACGAGGAGGATGTCAGTGATGAAGAAAGTGGATCCAGTGATGAGGAGGAAGATGAGATTGCTGGGCATGCAGACCCTTAA